The following proteins are encoded in a genomic region of Nerophis lumbriciformis linkage group LG23, RoL_Nlum_v2.1, whole genome shotgun sequence:
- the LOC133622311 gene encoding uncharacterized protein isoform X4, with amino-acid sequence MALLAEQDGENPRREWSPSMGHEERIPIHIKDKRDMRTNQVDEQLCGHGSCSASENMFSPQHVANEYTQDAPHASNHPQSQGAENRERDPNSRGPTIHVKAETGGVHRGPTSSNAPQPLAPVNPNCSNENIDIIGVENGGQMVGAKANGSVANRGQASQMRNQADYPHQKSPPQDHISSFCCKVCGEAFSHVGHLHVHVQVHTREKPYRCGVCGKCCSSSGRLQEHQRSHTGEKPFRCQICGKGFTQMAHLKVHMRIHTGEKPYSCPVCGKCFSRSDKIKRHLQTHTREGSYFSGQ; translated from the coding sequence ATGGCGCTGCTCGCAGAGCAGGATGGCGAAAATCCCCGACGTGAGTGGAGTCCCAGCATGGGGCACGAAGAGCGCATCCCAATCCACATCAAGGACAAGCGAGATATGCGGACCAACCAAGTAGACGAGCAGCTCTGCGGCCACGGTTCCTGCAGTGCGTCAGAAAACATGTTCTCCCCCCAGCATGTCGCTAACGAGTACACGCAGGACGCCCCTCACGCGTCCAACCACCCCCAGAGTCAAGGCGCGGAGAACAGGGAGCGGGATCCGAACTCTCGCGGCCCCACAATTCACGTGAAGGCGGAGACTGGAGGTGTTCACAGGGGCCCCACGTCCTCCAATGCCCCCCAGCCCCTTGCGCCAGTCAACCCCAATTGCTCAAATGAGAACATTGACATCATCGGGGTGGAGAATGGCGGGCAGATGGTCGGCGCTAAGGCCAATGGATCCGTGGCAAACCGAGGACAGGCGTCTCAAATGCGCAACCAAGCAGACTACCCCCATCAGAAATCCCCCCCGCAAGACCACATATCGTCCTTCTGCTGCAAGGTATGCGGCGAAGCGTTTAGTCACGTGGGACACCTACACGTGCACGTGCAGGTGCACACGCGGGAGAAACCTTACCGCTGCGGCGTCTGCGGGAAGTGCTGCAGCTCCTCTGGCCGACTCCAGGAGCACCAGCGGAGCCACACGGGGGAAAAACCCTTCAGGTGCCAGATCTGTGGGAAAGGCTTCACCCAGATGGCGCACCTCAAAGTACACATGAGGATCCACACGGGGGAGAAGCCTTACAGCTGCCCGGTGTGCGGCAAGTGCTTCAGCCGCTCCGACAAAATCAAAAGGCATCTCCAGACGCACACGCGCGAGGGGTCCTACTTCTCGGGGCAATGA